A window of the Corynebacterium minutissimum genome harbors these coding sequences:
- a CDS encoding ABC transporter ATP-binding protein: MAKVTFENVGITYPRAENPTVKDLNLEIADGEFLVLVGPSGCGKSTTLRALAGLEPISSGRILIDDTDVTGLEPGERDIAMVFQNYALYPHLTVAENMGFALKLAKRPKAEIKAKVEEAAKTLGLTDYLKRKPKDLSGGQRQRVAMGRAIVREPKAFLMDEPLSNLDAKLRVQTRAELASLQQRLGTTTIYVTHDQVEAMTMGDRVAVLKDGVLQQVAPPRELYDAPANEFVAGFIGSPAMNIFDYNGGRIGVRPEKMFINKGPLGFQGVVDFVEELGAESFVYVTVGEQRFVARAQGEAPQRGDDVVLTFNPREAHRFDPETGERIND; this comes from the coding sequence ATGGCAAAGGTCACATTTGAGAACGTCGGCATTACTTATCCCCGTGCCGAGAACCCCACGGTCAAGGACCTCAATCTCGAGATTGCGGACGGCGAGTTTCTAGTCCTCGTTGGCCCCTCCGGCTGCGGTAAGTCCACCACCCTGCGCGCACTGGCTGGTTTGGAGCCGATCTCCAGCGGTCGCATTCTTATCGACGACACAGACGTCACCGGCCTCGAGCCGGGCGAGCGCGACATCGCGATGGTCTTCCAGAACTACGCGCTCTACCCACACCTCACTGTGGCAGAGAACATGGGCTTTGCCCTCAAGCTGGCCAAGCGCCCAAAGGCAGAAATCAAGGCCAAGGTGGAAGAAGCCGCCAAGACCTTGGGGCTGACCGACTATCTCAAGCGCAAACCCAAAGACCTTTCCGGCGGTCAGCGCCAGCGCGTGGCCATGGGCCGTGCCATCGTGCGCGAACCTAAGGCCTTCCTCATGGATGAGCCGCTGTCCAACCTCGACGCCAAGCTGCGCGTGCAGACCCGCGCGGAGCTGGCAAGCCTCCAGCAGCGCCTAGGCACCACCACCATCTACGTCACCCATGACCAGGTGGAAGCTATGACGATGGGAGATCGCGTTGCCGTACTCAAGGATGGCGTGCTCCAGCAGGTAGCCCCGCCGCGCGAGCTGTACGACGCACCGGCGAACGAGTTCGTCGCGGGTTTCATCGGTTCCCCGGCCATGAATATCTTCGATTACAACGGCGGCCGCATCGGCGTGCGCCCGGAGAAGATGTTCATTAACAAAGGCCCGCTGGGTTTCCAAGGAGTCGTGGACTTCGTAGAAGAGCTCGGCGCCGAGTCCTTCGTGTATGTCACCGTCGGCGAACAGCGTTTCGTCGCCCGGGCACAGGGCGAGGCACCCCAGCGCGGCGACGACGTCGTGCTGACCTTCAATCCCCGCGAGGCGCACCGCTTCGATCCGGAGACCGGTGAGCGCATTAACGACTAA
- a CDS encoding biotin--[acetyl-CoA-carboxylase] ligase: MTALDLDRIREAVADDFAVIEYTESTGSTNTDLMQADKVADGTVLLANEQLAGKGRLGRHWVSPAGSQLIFSVLILPDSLDHLGTLPLAAGLAVTDSVEGAVLKWPNDVHIGGKKLCGILAEAGPVGEAFKSAPKTEVSKAEVAKAEVSKAEVNKAEINKTEVAPKTQAANPPSARVVVGMGINVTLTREELPIEAATSLALEGLDTDRTELAITVLKNLHRRINQWEQQDPQLMADYRKVCSSIGQEVRLEAPTGDVTGTVEGVADDGRINVGGEYYSAGDVIHLRPAAQ, translated from the coding sequence ATGACTGCTCTTGATCTGGACCGTATCCGTGAAGCCGTGGCGGATGACTTCGCCGTCATTGAGTACACCGAGTCCACTGGCTCGACCAATACCGACCTCATGCAGGCAGACAAGGTGGCTGATGGCACTGTCCTGCTAGCCAATGAGCAACTCGCCGGCAAGGGCCGTTTGGGCCGTCACTGGGTCAGCCCGGCCGGCTCGCAGCTTATTTTCTCCGTGCTTATCCTCCCGGATTCGCTGGATCATTTAGGAACCCTGCCGCTGGCCGCGGGCCTGGCTGTGACCGATTCCGTCGAAGGAGCGGTACTCAAGTGGCCGAATGACGTGCACATCGGTGGTAAGAAGCTGTGCGGCATCCTCGCCGAGGCCGGCCCAGTGGGCGAGGCTTTCAAGTCCGCGCCGAAGACGGAGGTCTCCAAGGCAGAGGTGGCTAAGGCTGAGGTCTCCAAGGCGGAAGTGAATAAGGCGGAAATCAACAAGACCGAGGTGGCGCCGAAGACCCAAGCGGCGAACCCGCCGTCCGCGCGCGTCGTCGTGGGGATGGGCATCAACGTCACCTTGACTCGCGAAGAGCTGCCTATTGAGGCCGCGACCTCTTTGGCGCTTGAGGGCTTGGACACTGACCGCACTGAACTCGCTATCACCGTGCTGAAAAACCTGCACCGCAGAATCAACCAGTGGGAACAACAGGATCCGCAGCTCATGGCAGATTACCGCAAGGTCTGCTCTTCGATTGGCCAGGAAGTGCGCCTCGAAGCCCCGACCGGTGATGTTACCGGCACTGTTGAAGGCGTGGCTGATGATGGCCGCATCAATGTTGGTGGCGAATACTATTCCGCCGGCGATGTCATCCACCTGCGGCCCGCTGCACAGTAG
- the budA gene encoding acetolactate decarboxylase: MIVRHTIFQNSLMTALLDGIYDGEMTIDELLGKGNFGIGTFDALDGEMIILDGICYQLRGDGTATVADLDQGTPFAVATNFVPRIKVAAPKGLKREELSSFIDDLEPSANYMYAVRITGRFSSVVTRTVVKQSKPYPPLTQAVGGDKELRFSDVDGIIGGFRTPVFEKGISVPGCHVHFIDAERTSGGHVLDYTVDEATIELCPGTDLELRLPLTHEFRSANLAPEDLDSQLHTTEIKN; encoded by the coding sequence ATGATTGTCCGGCATACCATCTTCCAAAACTCGCTCATGACCGCCCTGTTGGACGGTATTTACGACGGCGAAATGACCATCGACGAGCTTTTGGGAAAGGGCAATTTCGGCATCGGCACCTTCGATGCGCTGGATGGGGAGATGATCATCCTCGACGGCATCTGCTACCAGCTGCGCGGTGATGGCACCGCAACCGTCGCCGACCTTGACCAGGGCACCCCTTTCGCCGTCGCCACCAATTTCGTACCCCGCATTAAGGTGGCCGCGCCCAAGGGTCTCAAGCGCGAGGAGCTGTCCTCCTTCATTGATGATCTGGAGCCCTCGGCCAATTACATGTATGCGGTTCGCATCACCGGCCGTTTCAGCTCCGTGGTGACCCGCACGGTGGTCAAGCAATCCAAGCCCTATCCGCCTCTGACCCAGGCGGTCGGCGGCGATAAGGAGCTCCGTTTTAGCGACGTCGATGGCATCATCGGCGGCTTCCGTACCCCGGTCTTTGAGAAGGGCATTTCGGTACCAGGCTGCCACGTTCACTTCATTGACGCTGAGCGTACGTCCGGCGGCCATGTGCTGGACTACACCGTGGATGAAGCCACGATTGAGCTGTGCCCGGGAACCGATTTGGAGCTGCGCCTGCCGCTAACCCACGAGTTCCGCTCAGCGAACCTGGCACCGGAAGATCTCGATTCCCAGCTGCACACGACTGAGATTAAGAACTAG
- a CDS encoding 5-(carboxyamino)imidazole ribonucleotide synthase: MPDNHGPKASIEGVSEQHKPTVTVFGDGQLARMMQPAAAELDIHLRLLASEPGKSAAQVIPDVVLGDYHDYDVLVKAAEGADAVTFEHEHVPAEHVRALIDASYNVQPQPSALLYAQDKLLMRQKLSELGAPVPRFAAIESVEDAREFAALVDGHVCLKARRGGYDGHGVWFPSAEELEPLVEELLAAGTPLMAEEKVALTRELSVLVARRPSGEVKAWPVTESVQRDGICAEAFAPAPNLSPELAEHAMQVGIQVATELGVTGVLAVELFAFAAEQDAGAIIASASGAPGAHIREDIAVNELAMRPHNTGHWTQDGCVTSQFEQHLRAVLDLPLGSTEPLAPVTVMANVLGAEKDPAMPMPDRVREVMERYPEAKIHLYGKDHQAGRKIGHVNVTGQDVAETRRIAADAAHYLVHAQWAEDSNA; this comes from the coding sequence ATGCCGGACAATCATGGCCCCAAGGCTAGTATTGAAGGAGTGAGTGAACAACACAAACCTACCGTTACTGTTTTTGGAGATGGCCAGCTTGCGCGCATGATGCAGCCGGCCGCGGCTGAGCTCGACATCCACCTGCGCCTCCTGGCATCCGAGCCGGGCAAGTCCGCCGCGCAGGTCATTCCCGACGTCGTTCTTGGTGATTACCACGACTATGACGTTCTGGTTAAGGCTGCAGAAGGCGCAGACGCGGTGACCTTCGAACACGAGCATGTACCGGCGGAGCATGTGCGCGCGCTTATCGACGCCTCCTACAACGTCCAGCCCCAGCCTTCCGCACTCCTCTACGCGCAGGACAAGCTGCTCATGCGTCAGAAGCTTTCTGAATTGGGCGCCCCGGTGCCGCGCTTTGCCGCCATCGAGTCGGTGGAGGATGCGCGAGAGTTCGCCGCGCTTGTCGACGGGCACGTGTGCCTCAAAGCCCGCCGCGGTGGTTACGACGGCCACGGCGTGTGGTTTCCCTCTGCGGAGGAATTAGAACCGCTGGTAGAGGAGCTTCTGGCCGCTGGCACGCCGCTGATGGCGGAAGAAAAGGTGGCTTTGACTCGTGAGCTGTCCGTGCTCGTTGCCCGCCGCCCTTCCGGTGAGGTCAAGGCATGGCCGGTAACCGAGTCTGTGCAGCGCGACGGTATCTGTGCTGAGGCTTTCGCGCCTGCCCCGAACCTCTCGCCGGAGTTGGCGGAACATGCCATGCAGGTCGGCATTCAGGTCGCCACCGAACTCGGTGTCACCGGAGTCTTGGCGGTGGAGCTTTTTGCCTTTGCCGCTGAGCAGGATGCGGGGGCCATTATTGCCTCAGCCTCTGGTGCCCCGGGGGCACACATCCGTGAGGACATTGCCGTCAATGAGCTGGCCATGCGCCCGCACAACACCGGACACTGGACCCAGGATGGTTGCGTGACCTCACAGTTTGAGCAGCACCTACGGGCCGTGCTGGACCTGCCGCTGGGCTCCACTGAGCCGCTGGCTCCGGTGACAGTCATGGCCAACGTCCTCGGCGCAGAAAAGGATCCGGCCATGCCGATGCCAGACCGCGTCCGCGAAGTCATGGAACGCTACCCAGAGGCCAAGATCCACCTCTACGGCAAGGATCACCAGGCTGGCCGCAAGATCGGGCACGTCAACGTCACTGGTCAGGACGTTGCTGAGACGCGCCGCATTGCCGCCGATGCTGCCCATTACCTCGTCCACGCGCAGTGGGCGGAGGATTCCAACGCTTAA